In Halodesulfovibrio sp. MK-HDV, the genomic window ACAACAAGCGTTTCAAAACAAAGCGCGTACAGTTCCCATCATTCGAGGAAATGCAAAGCGGCGTAGAATGTGCCGACAAAATCTGGCGCAAAATCATCACCATCCAAGACGCAATGGCGGGCGGCTGCGATCTCTTCGACATAAAGCAGCTCAAGCTGGAATACAGCCCCGAAGATTTCGCCAACCTCTTCGCCTGCAAGTTCATAGACGGCAGCCTAGGCGTATTCAAACTCTCAGCACTAGAGCAATGCTACGCAGACAGCAGCGACTGGCATGACTACAGGGCAGACATCCTGCGCCCCTTCGGCAACATGCCCGTATGGGGCGGGTACGATCCATCCCGCAGCCGCGACGATGCATCGTTCGTCATAGTAGCGCCGCCGCTAGAACCGCAAGGCACCTTCCGCGTGCTCGCCCGCTACAAGTGGATAGGTCAATCACTGCGCTGGCAGGCAGAGCAGATAAAGCTCCTCACCCAGCGCTACAACTTCACCTACATAGGCATGGACACAACCGGCCCCGGATTAGGTGTGCTCGAAATGGTGCAGGCCTTCTATCCGCAAGTAACTCCAATCCATTACGGGCTAAAAACAAAAACGCACCTCGTCCTAAAAACCCAAGACGTAATCAACACAAACCGCATCCACTGGGACGCATCACTAACCGACATCGCCGGAGCGTTCCTAACAGTAAAGCAAACCTCAACCGCCAACGGGCACATAACCTACTCAGCAAACAGAACCGCCGAAACCGGACACGCAGACGTAGCTTGGGCAATAATGCATGCCCTACACAACGAGCCGCTAGCAACGTTACCGAGCGGCGGCAGCGACTTTGCAATGAGTGCGTAGAAAGGGAGATGCCTCCGGCGGCCAGAGAACCTTTTTGAAAAAAGGCTTCTCTGGACTCTCCAAAAACTTTTACTAGCGAGGTCAGCCCGTCACCAAACAAGTTGGAGAGCTTAATGGTTACGACCAAACCACGGACATAACAGAAAGGTAGTGGCGCATAAGCCGCGAGAGAACATCAAACAACAAGCTTACCTCGCAGTTAAAAGTCTTTGGAAAGGGGTCTGGGGAAGAACCTTTCTACAGAAAGGTTTTCCCCAGCCGTCGGAGACACAAAAGGAAACAAAAATGAACGCAGAAGAAGTAAATACAGACGTAGAAGCATTTAGCTTTGGTGATCCTGAGGCTGTGCTAGACGGGCATTCTATGATGGACAGCTTGGGCATCTGGCTGATGGACAACGGACGCTACTATAGCACTCCGGTCTCAATGTTGGGTCTGGCGAAACTGCTAAGGCTAACGCCTACCATGGGCCGATTCTGGAGTTTAAAACGAATATGGTTATGCGCGGCTTTAACGGCAACGCACTGCTGTCGCGTAGAGATATGAAATGCGCGGTTATGGACTATAACGTGTTTGCTAACTGCTATTTTCAACTGGTGAGAAACTTTTATGGGGAGATCATCGGCGTAAGGCACTTGCAGGCGGTGAACATGCGCAGACTTAAGGATGCGGGACGCTACGGAATGCTTACCACTACGGGGCAGCTTGTGGAATTCGCTGCGGGCGAAGTGGTGCATATATTGAATTATGATGTGAGCCAGAAAATTTATGGTCAGCCAGGCTACTTGGGCGCGATCCAGTCAATGCTGCTTAATGAGGACGCTACGCTGTTCCGCCGTAGATATTACAAGAACGGCGCACACGTGGGCTACATTTTTTATTCGACTGCTGCAGGACTGGAGGAGCAAACACGCGCACGCATCAAAAAGGCGATTGAAGAGTCAAAAGGTATTGGCAACTTTAAAAACATGTTCCTTCACATTGGCGGAGCAGACAAAGACGCCATCCAGATCAAGCCCGTGGGCGACTTCAGCACCAAGGACGATCTGGAAAAGATTAAAAACATCTCCCGCGACGACATCATTGCAGCCCACCGCATGCCCCCTGCTCTGGCAGCCATTATTCCAGAGAACCAAACAGGCTCCTTTGGCGACATAGAAAAGATAGACGCAGTCTACCAGCGCAACGAGATTGCGCCAGTTCGAGAAGATATTTTGGAGATAAATCAGTATTTACCGAACGTTGCACAAGTAAGCTTTGACACCGTAGAGGTGCCCACTTTATAATGGTGATTATTCAATAAGGAAGACACATTATGAGTAGATCTGTTGTTCAGCGCTGCTGCGTATGCGGGCATGAAGCGCGCGTAGAATCCAGCAAAATTATTTCCGACAAGCTCAAACTGCTCTACTGCGGCTGCAAAGATCCAACCTGCGGCCACACATGGGTAATGAACTTAGAATTCTCCCACACCTTAAGCCCTTCAGCGCTAAAGCTACCGGAAGAATTACGCGAAAAAGTTAAGACTGTGCCGCCAGCGCAGCAACAGAATCTGTTTGGGGGAGTTTGTTAGAAATGGACTATCGACTTGATGAGTTTGGAAGAGACAAGATGTTTAAGGCACTGACCGACATCTTTATTATTGCAGTCCTAATCATTTTGATTGGATTACTCTTTGACAGCAGGCAATTAAAGTCATTAGGCGGACGATCATTTTTACTGCTTGTTAATTTTGCCTACAGTTATGGTGCATCCTATGTCTTCTACTGCGTCAACATCTACCTTCCCGAACAAAAAAAACTAGTTCGCCATGCTGATCTAATCGCTACTTCCATTCGCGACATCAAAAAATATGCCGATCTTGGAGAAGAAGTCTTTAACGACCCTACCAATAATAACACCTATGGAAACATCAACATTTTGATC contains:
- a CDS encoding phage portal protein, with translation MRGFNGNALLSRRDMKCAVMDYNVFANCYFQLVRNFYGEIIGVRHLQAVNMRRLKDAGRYGMLTTTGQLVEFAAGEVVHILNYDVSQKIYGQPGYLGAIQSMLLNEDATLFRRRYYKNGAHVGYIFYSTAAGLEEQTRARIKKAIEESKGIGNFKNMFLHIGGADKDAIQIKPVGDFSTKDDLEKIKNISRDDIIAAHRMPPALAAIIPENQTGSFGDIEKIDAVYQRNEIAPVREDILEINQYLPNVAQVSFDTVEVPTL
- a CDS encoding ogr/Delta-like zinc finger family protein yields the protein MSRSVVQRCCVCGHEARVESSKIISDKLKLLYCGCKDPTCGHTWVMNLEFSHTLSPSALKLPEELREKVKTVPPAQQQNLFGGVC